A region from the Rhodamnia argentea isolate NSW1041297 chromosome 7, ASM2092103v1, whole genome shotgun sequence genome encodes:
- the LOC125315962 gene encoding uncharacterized protein LOC125315962 — protein sequence MKLVLLLLILFRVSDTANVSEDELELERQVRITNKPPVKTFVVEPNLHFDKFEGFSPDEKSVKFGPREPCPVGTVPIPRVTKEKLRRARSVPKMPSIVAVESYALPSNQHVVSLRENLVENVKYGCHGATTVYNLTVAQDQFSSHNMWIETGPPDHISMIAAGWQVTPGLYGDNVPGFFTYWMRLYPDRQGIKPRNAYCALLLLMEGDLYAFAIRIDQDRQTGNWWLHCDGPSTKVGYWPKELFLYLRNGSLHTAWGGVGLAGSNGDCPPMASGHKPDDNFGHATYFRSLAWVDTNGDIVLPTQKISKWVDKSNVYGFKNHHFTIRGMKGYTISFGGPGVYCGG from the exons ATGAAACTTGTGCTACTGCTACTCATACTTTTCAGAGTTTCTGATACGGCAAATGTTTCGGAAGATGAATTAGAGCTGGAAAGACAAGTTAGAATCACGAACAAGCCACCTGTCAAGACATTTGTG GTGGAACCCAACTTACATTTTGATAAGTTCGAGGGGTTTTCTCCGGATGAAAAATCTGTCAAATTCGGACCACGAGAGCCTTGTCCTGTTGGAACAGTACCCATTCCTCGagtaacaaaagaaaagttgagaAGGGCAAGATCTGTGCCTAAGATGCCGTCTATAGTCGCTGTTGAGTCCTATGCTCTTCCTTCTAATCAacat GTGGTTTCTTTGAGAGAGAATTTGGTTGAAAACGTTAAATATGGATGTCATGGTGCAACCACCGTCTACAATCTAACCGTTGCTCAAGATCAATTCAGTTCACATAATATGTGGATCGAAACCGGCCCTCCGGACCATATCAGTATGATTGCAGCAGGTTGGCAG GTTACTCCTGGATTATACGGTGATAATGTTCCTGGGTTTTTCACTTATTGGATG CGGCTTTATCCAGATAGACAGGGAATTAAGCCCCGGAACGCCTATTGCGCACTGCTTCTACTTATGGAGGGGGATCTTTATGCGTTTGCAATCCGAATTGACCAG GATAGACAGACTGGAAACTGGTGGTTGCATTGCGATGGTCCGTCCACAAAGGTAGGTTACTGGCCAAAGGAGCTATTCTTGTACTTGCGCAATGGCTCCCTCCATACAGCTTGGGGCGGAGTCGGCCTTGCGGGAAGCAATGGAGATTGTCCCCCCATGGCCAGCGGACACAAGCCCGACGACAATTTCGGGCACGCCACGTATTTTCGAAGCCTCGCATGGGTCGACACGAACGGCGACATCGTGCTTCCTACACAAAAAATCTCGAAGTGGGTTGATAAATCCAACGTGTATGGCTTCAAGAATCACCATTTTACCATAAGAGGGATGAAGGGCTACACGATCAGCTTCGGAGGCCCCGGGGTTTATTGCGGAGGCTAA